The nucleotide sequence CTTTTGCTTCCGTCATTCAAATCGGTTCCAATGAGAACATTACCTAAATTAACCGGAAAAATGTTACAGTATGGTCTTTGGGCAGGAGTAGATAATCTGGCTGAGCAGTTTACCAGTCGCGTAAACTATTTTCTAATACAGAGTTTTAGCGGGTTGGGTAGTGTAGGGTTGCTTGATGCCGGGACGAAGGTGTCGGAGAGTATATGGAACATAAGCCGGAGTGTTTCTTTTATTGTTTATGGTAATGTGGCGAAAACGGATGATGCCGCCATTCAGAAAAGGATTACCATCCAATTGGGAAAACTTACATTTGCAGCTACTTTTACAGCGATGGCTTTTGTTTTGCTGATTCCCGAATTTGTGTACACTTCATGGTTATTTGGTGAAGAGTTTAAAGGAATCCGAACTGTTATTCTATGTCTTTCGCCGGGGGTTGTGGCGTTGGCCTGTAACAGTATTCTTAGTCACTTTTTTATAGGAAGCGGACGTATTCGTACAAGTGCTGCGTGTTCGTTAATTGGGTTATTGGTTTTATTGGGTACAGGCTCTTTTCTCATTCCTCTACTGGGAGTTATTGGTGCAGCTATTTCAGGAAGTATTGCTTTCGTTTCTATGCTTACATTTTCCACAGTACTGTTCTGCCGCACATCGGGAGCACATTTAAGAGACTTCCTTTTTACGGCAGACGACCGTTCTTATCTTCGGGAAAAGACACAGTTATTCCTTTCCGGTTTCAAGCATTCATAAATTGGAGAGGCTTAATCCAGCCAGGTAGCCGGATTAAGCTTGGTTTTCTCCTTCCATAGCTGGAAAGAGAGTATCGTTGCGTTCCCGTCTTCCGTATCCGTAAATATTTTGCCAATGGACTGGCGTGTCGATACTCTGTCGCCCGCTTTTACGTATACCTGGCTTAGGTTGCTGTAAACGGTCAGGTAATTACCATGTCTGACAATAACAGAATTGTTGTATCCCGGTACTACAAATACACGGGTTACTTCGCCGTTAAATACAGCGCGCGCATCTGCTCCCGGAGAAGTCTGGATGTCGATCCCGCTATTGTTGGTCCGCACATATTTTAAATCCTGATGCTGCTGCTCCCCAAAAGTACCAACTATGGTATGTCTGCCTGTTACAGGAAATGGCAGACGACCCTTATTCCCGGCAAAGTTGTCTGACAGTTTTTTCTCTTCGCGGGTCATGGCATAACCGCCCTTTACTTCTGCAACACGTTCTGCACGTATGGGTTCTGGTTCCGGTTCCGGCTCTTCTTTTTCTTCCACTATTTTCTTGCCAGAGGCAGCTGCTTGTTTCTTTCTTATCTCTCTTACTTCCCTTGCCAGACGAGCTTTCTCTGCCCGTTCGCGCTCCGCTTTTTGTCGTGCGATACGTGCTTCTTCTTCAGCGCGGGCAATTTCGATGGCTATCTGTTTTTCAATTTGCTGATTAAGGGCATCGGCTTGTTGTTTCTTTTTCTTAAGCTGTGCCTGAAGGTCACGCTGCTTCTTGTTTAATTGCTGAACTTCGGTTTTCTGGCTTGATTCTTCTGTCTGAAGTTTCTGGTTTTCGTTCTCACGTGATCCTAGCAATACTTGCTTGTCCTTACGTGTTTTCTCCAGCTTACTCCGTTTCTCTTCAATTTCTCTTTGCTTAACCACAATTTCGGCTGCCTGACGCTTCTGCCAGTCGGCAAACTCTCTGAGATAACGCATCCGGCGAAGAGACTGAGCAAAATTGTCGGCCGATAAAATAAAGAGAAGCTTATCTTGTGATTTGCGGCGCTTGTACATGCCTTTGGCTGACTTTCCGTAGTTCTTCTGCTTTACCTTTAATTCCTGTTCAAGCCTGTTAACCTCACGGCGCATCTTGTTTATCTGCGTGTCGATCCCTCCGATTTCCTGATTCAAAATGCTGATTACCTTCTTACGTGAAAGAATTTGGTTTGAAATTAAATTCAGCCGGTTTAATGAGCTACGGGCTGTTTTCTTTGTTTCATTCAGAAGCTGGTTCGTCATTTCGATTTCCTCCAACGCCTTTTTACGCTGATTTTCCAACTGTTTTACCTTGGAAGAGTTCTGCCCGAATGCCACCAATCCAGAAACTAAAAAGACTATAATCCAACCGTATCTCATTTGTTCAAGTTACTTAATGCTTTTATAATTTGCGCATAGGTTATACGCGTGTATTTAGATGGAATAGTAAAATCCATTCTAACGGGAACATCGGGTTCAACTTTCGAAAAGTGAAGCGCTAAACTCCCTTTCTGCTGGCCATCAGAAACGATCAACGCTTTCATATACATCGGGAAAGGCTGTGAGTTAGTAATCTGAAAATCATTGTAGTCCCATTGCAATGAATGATCTCCTGAAGAATCGGCAATAAGGGTTGCCACTAATTTTTCTTCTTTATCGGCTGTAAAGGTGTAGCGAAGGCCTGTTTCATCTTTCGTTCTTATTTCTGCTAATCCATCGTTCTCTGTAAAGAAGAACTGAGTGAATTCATCGGATGAAATACTTTGTTTGCCAGGTAAGAAAAGTCTGTTGGTAAATAAAGCCTGAAGATTGTAGTAGTTAAAGTCTACAGGTGTTTCTCCTTTTAGTCCATCGTAACTTTCCGTTACATAGCGCTTGTTCATACGGTCCATAATCTTCACACTGTCGCGGCTGAACTCCATGCGGAATACTTCAATGCCCAGAAACGGCTGAACAGACAACTGAAAGGCGCTGTCTTTCTGCATTTTCATGTCAACACGAGAACTCAGACTCTTTCCTGGTATGTCCAGGTCTACATTCATCCGGGCTGATAATGTCTGAAACTGAAATGCATTTTGCTGCATCGAAACCAAATAAGCATCTTTTGCTTTTAGTTCGATATTTTTACCCGATATTAATTTTCTTGTTGACTTACATCCGCTAAAAATAAACAGCGAACTAATGATGATCAAAAAGATATAGTGTTTATTCCGTTTCATTTAATAACCTCTTCAATATAAATTTGTTCTGCAATCTTGCGGTCAAGGGTTTCACTTTGCTTTCCTAATTCTTTTGCCTTTTTCCATTGTTCCAAGGCTTTTTCCTTCTCTCCGTTCATGTAAAGAATATCTCCGTAATGATCGGCCAGTTCGGAACTGTTGGTCGAGTCCTTGCTTATGGCATTCTCAATATAAATCTTGGCAAGCGTATAATTACCCTGTGTAAAGAATACCCACGCATAGGTATCGAGGTAAGTACTGTTGTCCGGCTGCAGCTTGATGCATTGCGCACTCATTCGTTCAGCCTTTTTCAAATCTTTTTTATCCAGTGTAAGGAAGTAGCTATAGTTGTTAAGTACAACAATATTTTTATCATTGTATTTTAGCGCCTCTTCGTAGGCTTCATATGCCTTCGTTAAATTCTTTTGCTGGTAATAGATGTCACCAATCTGACCGTAAAAATCAGATAATTGAGACGTGTTTTCTTTATCAATGATCCGGATGCCGGCCTGATAGGTTTCCAGTGCTTTATCATATTCCTTCAGCTGGTAGTGTGCAATACCCAGATAAAAGTAATATTCGGGAGCATTTGGAAAAAGCTCCTGACATTTTAAGCAGATTCTCTTTACCTCTTCCATATTATCGGCTTTCAATGATAAATTAAGCAGCTGCTGCCAGGCTCCGGCATTATCGGGTTCCATTTCTGTTACCAGTTGAAACTGAAAGCGGGCCTCTTCTGTTTTATCCTGCATAGCAAGCAGACTCCCGTACATGAGTTTTAACTCGGTTTCCTCCGGATGCTGTTCCAGTAAAGTTTTGAAAAGTGTATTTGCTCCTTCGATGTCTTGTTTGTTCTGTTGCAGACGAACAACATAGCGGGAAAGAATATTTACTTTCGTATCCACATCCAGGTCGTTGTTGACCAATGCGCTTCGGATTTGGGTTTCTGCAGCCTCTTTATCTCCAACAATTTCATAGTAATTAGCCATCGAAACGATGTAGTAAGGATTGGACGGGTCTATTTCATGGGCTTTGTTATAACAAAGCAGCGCCTTGTCCGTATCGTTTTTCTCAAGATAAAGATCGCCCATCACAATCTGATAGCGGGCTTCCATAGGATATTTATCTGCAAGCTTTTGAATTTCTTTCATTGCCTTTTCAGGCTCGTTCAGGGTATTATACAGTTTGTATTTCTGAATAGATATGGCTTCATTCATCCCCACACTATTTTCAAGGGCATCATATGCTTCAATAGCTTTGCTGATTTCTCCCTCTTGGGTAAGCGATTCAGCCAAGTAATAATTCAGGTCTGTTTTATCCGGAAATTTATCAATGAGAGTCTGATATTCGGCGCTTGCATCCGAAAACATACCGAGCCCTCTGCTAACCGAGGCAAGAGCCATGCGATAAGTGAAATTATCCGGAGCATAGTTTACGGCACGCTGCAATAAACCTACAGCCTTTTCGGGCTTGTTCATCTCAACGTAAAAAGAAGAAAGTTCATAAAGAACAGGCGAAGCGGTAGAGTCAATCTCCAGACAGTGCGAAAACAAATCGAATGCAGCGTCGAATTTACCTGCATTCTTTAGCTTTACTCCCTCGTAGAAGAAGTAATCTAACTTACGTTGCTGTGCATTGTCTTGCTGAACAGGTTTAGAGGGTGCTCCCTTCTTCGTATTGTCTGCCAGAATCGGAGAACCTCCTGCCAAAACCAAAAGTAATAATCCGGAAGATATGATTTGTTTCAACATGTGCTCGCTATTTTATCGTTCTATTATTTCTCTTTTTTAGTGCTTGCCTGTATGACCAAAACCTCCGGCTCCCCGTTCAGTCTCATCTAACACCTCTACCGGTTCCCATGAAATATGGGCGTGAGCTGCGATTACCATCTGGCAGATACGTTCACCATCATTAATAGTGAAAGGTTCGGATGAAAGATTTACCAGAATTACGCCAATCTCACCACGATAGTCGGCATCAATGGTTCCTGGGGTATTCAACAAGGTGATTCCGTGCTTTATAGCTAATCCGCTGCGCGGTCTCATTTGGGCTTCGTATCCCTCAGGAAGAGCAATATATAAACCGGTGGGTATAAGTTTACGCTCCAATGGGTTTAAAACCACTGATTCGGAAAGGTTCGCCCGAATGTCCATTCCGGCCGAAAGAGGAGTCGCATATCCCGGCAGAGGATGATGCGACTTGTTTACTATTTCTATTTTCATTTTTGCTTATTAATTAACAGGCACGAAGATACAATATTTCTCAGTTCTTCCAATCCCCGTTCTCTTTTATTAACTCAACCAGGCGTTCTACCGCTTCATTTTCAGGAATATTTCTTTGAACGCATTCTTTTCCCTTGTATAAACTGATGCGACCCACGCCCGCACCCACGTATCCGTAATCTGCATCAGCCATTTCACCGGGACCATTTACGATGCAGCCCATAATACCTATTTTTAGCCCTTTAAGATGAGAGGTAGCTTTCTTAACCCTTGCAATCGTTGTTTGAAGATTGTATAGCGTACGTCCGCATCCCGGACACGAAATATATTCCGTTTTACTGATTCTGGCACGTGTAGCCTGCAATATGCAGAACATGCAGTTGTCTGTAGCCAATGCATCTCCTTTCGTGTTGTTAAGAAAAATGCCATCGCAGAAACCATCCAAAATCATTGCCCCCATATCGGCGGCGGCTTTTATCTGAAGAGACTCAATATCTGTTTCGTGGTATTCGCGGTGTAAAATAACAGGAACATCACAACCTGACGAAAGAAGTTTATGCATGAAGGCACGTTGTGCACCCAAACCATTGGCATGATGGGTACTTAGTATAACTACGACTGCCTTATCACTCTTAAGTACTTCCAGTATTTGATCATTAAGATCAGCATAGGTAAGTCTGATAAACTTAAGAGGAGAGTCGTAATTTTTTAACTCTTTAGCATCCGAGGCTATAAAATAGGGGAACACATTGGCGCGCGGTTTCCATACATGCGCATCAACAAGCAATTGCATATTGTCAGGCAGATTGTCCGGATCTTCCGTACCCACATATACATAATCGGGTTTTGCTTCCTGATTGAATTCAAAGTTAAGTCCATAACTTCTATCCGAAATTACAACAGGAATACCTCCCTTGCCAATTCCACATACATCACGACTGATTCGTCTGGCAGGTTTTACATTGTTATATTCCGGTGAAATTGATCCTTCTACCCGATTTGCTCCGGCACGTTCCTGGATATAATCCACCAGCTTTCGGGCTACGGGCACTTCTGCTTCGGGCTCTTCGCTTAAAGATACCCGTATTGTATCACCAATACCATCGTGAAGCAGTGTGCCGATGCCAACAGCTGATTTTATCCGACCATCTTCGCCGTCTCCGGCCTCTGTTACGCCTAGGTGTAGTGGGTATGACATTCCTTCAGCGTCCATAGTCTTTACCAGTAAGCGTACAGTTTGCACCATCACTACCGTGTTGGATGCTTTGATTGATATTGCAACATGCTGAAAATCCTCTTCCCGGCATATCTTTAGGTATTCCAGGCATGAAGCCACCATTCCCTCGGGCGTATCTCCATATCTACTCATGATACGATCGGATAGAGATCCATGGTTAATTCCAAGGCGGATCGCTGTATTGTGTTGCTTGCATAAATTCAGGAACGGAATGAAGCGTTCCCGTATTTTTTCAATTCCTGAGTTGTACTCTTCTTCCGAATAATCGCGGATATTAAACACCTTGCTGTCTACATAATTTCCCGGATTGATTCGAACCTTTTCAACCACTTGGGCTGCAGCATCTGCTGCTCTGGGGTTAAAATGAATATCAGCAACAAGCGGATGTGTATAACCTCGCTTTGTTAGCTCCTGTCGGATTACCCCAAGATTCTCGGCCTCACGAACTCCTTGAGCAGTGAAACGCACGTAGTCGGCTCCGGCATCAATGATACGAATAGCTTGTTCCACGCACGCGTTTGTATCAAGAGTCGATACATTTGCCATTGACTGAATAAGGATAGGATTGTTCCCCCCCAACTGTTTGTTGCCAATCTGAACAACCGACGATTGCCGGCGATTATAATTGAAGTAATTCATCTTTTTTATACTTTAGTTATTAACAAGGCCTTTGCCACTCTGTTAAGTAACAAGGGGCAAACCTTTTGGTTCGCCCCCGATATGTTAATTTGTTTTAT is from uncultured Macellibacteroides sp. and encodes:
- a CDS encoding polysaccharide biosynthesis C-terminal domain-containing protein, whose translation is MLRKIIETIGTRYLIAILNLILLFINARTLGAAGVGVIGLVVASANIVMMCNSVLSGNTIVYFMNRHPFLLVFLPAYIWTFLAGGVACVVLWGTGLIPEGYVMHVYVLSVLFSLSAANARFLLGYDRMRGFNLTYTLQGGLLFIAVLLLYYGLEIKSVDAYLLGLYFAYGSAWFVSLMLLLPSFKSVPMRTLPKLTGKMLQYGLWAGVDNLAEQFTSRVNYFLIQSFSGLGSVGLLDAGTKVSESIWNISRSVSFIVYGNVAKTDDAAIQKRITIQLGKLTFAATFTAMAFVLLIPEFVYTSWLFGEEFKGIRTVILCLSPGVVALACNSILSHFFIGSGRIRTSAACSLIGLLVLLGTGSFLIPLLGVIGAAISGSIAFVSMLTFSTVLFCRTSGAHLRDFLFTADDRSYLREKTQLFLSGFKHS
- a CDS encoding peptidoglycan DD-metalloendopeptidase family protein; the protein is MRYGWIIVFLVSGLVAFGQNSSKVKQLENQRKKALEEIEMTNQLLNETKKTARSSLNRLNLISNQILSRKKVISILNQEIGGIDTQINKMRREVNRLEQELKVKQKNYGKSAKGMYKRRKSQDKLLFILSADNFAQSLRRMRYLREFADWQKRQAAEIVVKQREIEEKRSKLEKTRKDKQVLLGSRENENQKLQTEESSQKTEVQQLNKKQRDLQAQLKKKKQQADALNQQIEKQIAIEIARAEEEARIARQKAERERAEKARLAREVREIRKKQAAASGKKIVEEKEEPEPEPEPIRAERVAEVKGGYAMTREEKKLSDNFAGNKGRLPFPVTGRHTIVGTFGEQQHQDLKYVRTNNSGIDIQTSPGADARAVFNGEVTRVFVVPGYNNSVIVRHGNYLTVYSNLSQVYVKAGDRVSTRQSIGKIFTDTEDGNATILSFQLWKEKTKLNPATWLD
- a CDS encoding DUF4292 domain-containing protein, with product MKRNKHYIFLIIISSLFIFSGCKSTRKLISGKNIELKAKDAYLVSMQQNAFQFQTLSARMNVDLDIPGKSLSSRVDMKMQKDSAFQLSVQPFLGIEVFRMEFSRDSVKIMDRMNKRYVTESYDGLKGETPVDFNYYNLQALFTNRLFLPGKQSISSDEFTQFFFTENDGLAEIRTKDETGLRYTFTADKEEKLVATLIADSSGDHSLQWDYNDFQITNSQPFPMYMKALIVSDGQQKGSLALHFSKVEPDVPVRMDFTIPSKYTRITYAQIIKALSNLNK
- a CDS encoding tetratricopeptide repeat protein; the protein is MLKQIISSGLLLLVLAGGSPILADNTKKGAPSKPVQQDNAQQRKLDYFFYEGVKLKNAGKFDAAFDLFSHCLEIDSTASPVLYELSSFYVEMNKPEKAVGLLQRAVNYAPDNFTYRMALASVSRGLGMFSDASAEYQTLIDKFPDKTDLNYYLAESLTQEGEISKAIEAYDALENSVGMNEAISIQKYKLYNTLNEPEKAMKEIQKLADKYPMEARYQIVMGDLYLEKNDTDKALLCYNKAHEIDPSNPYYIVSMANYYEIVGDKEAAETQIRSALVNNDLDVDTKVNILSRYVVRLQQNKQDIEGANTLFKTLLEQHPEETELKLMYGSLLAMQDKTEEARFQFQLVTEMEPDNAGAWQQLLNLSLKADNMEEVKRICLKCQELFPNAPEYYFYLGIAHYQLKEYDKALETYQAGIRIIDKENTSQLSDFYGQIGDIYYQQKNLTKAYEAYEEALKYNDKNIVVLNNYSYFLTLDKKDLKKAERMSAQCIKLQPDNSTYLDTYAWVFFTQGNYTLAKIYIENAISKDSTNSSELADHYGDILYMNGEKEKALEQWKKAKELGKQSETLDRKIAEQIYIEEVIK
- the dut gene encoding dUTP diphosphatase, producing MKIEIVNKSHHPLPGYATPLSAGMDIRANLSESVVLNPLERKLIPTGLYIALPEGYEAQMRPRSGLAIKHGITLLNTPGTIDADYRGEIGVILVNLSSEPFTINDGERICQMVIAAHAHISWEPVEVLDETERGAGGFGHTGKH
- a CDS encoding 4-hydroxy-3-methylbut-2-en-1-yl diphosphate synthase; amino-acid sequence: MNYFNYNRRQSSVVQIGNKQLGGNNPILIQSMANVSTLDTNACVEQAIRIIDAGADYVRFTAQGVREAENLGVIRQELTKRGYTHPLVADIHFNPRAADAAAQVVEKVRINPGNYVDSKVFNIRDYSEEEYNSGIEKIRERFIPFLNLCKQHNTAIRLGINHGSLSDRIMSRYGDTPEGMVASCLEYLKICREEDFQHVAISIKASNTVVMVQTVRLLVKTMDAEGMSYPLHLGVTEAGDGEDGRIKSAVGIGTLLHDGIGDTIRVSLSEEPEAEVPVARKLVDYIQERAGANRVEGSISPEYNNVKPARRISRDVCGIGKGGIPVVISDRSYGLNFEFNQEAKPDYVYVGTEDPDNLPDNMQLLVDAHVWKPRANVFPYFIASDAKELKNYDSPLKFIRLTYADLNDQILEVLKSDKAVVVILSTHHANGLGAQRAFMHKLLSSGCDVPVILHREYHETDIESLQIKAAADMGAMILDGFCDGIFLNNTKGDALATDNCMFCILQATRARISKTEYISCPGCGRTLYNLQTTIARVKKATSHLKGLKIGIMGCIVNGPGEMADADYGYVGAGVGRISLYKGKECVQRNIPENEAVERLVELIKENGDWKN